A window of Longispora fulva contains these coding sequences:
- a CDS encoding prenyltransferase/squalene oxidase repeat-containing protein translates to MRRADVLLATLTTDEVRVSTSVYDTSRLVSLLPRFAGHQGRVDFLLREQAPDGSWGEADGYGYVPTLSATESLLAAGHPEAAGRGLAWLRSWLAGGVPLPDTIAVELVVPALTAQVNARLPRAGQLDLPRGFDEKPLLKLRDRVDQGHRVPVKLWASLEVLGTAARQSGAEPAGGAVACSPAATAAWLGADGDPDGPSARYLRAIQEPAGGPVPGVTPITYFEQAWVLNSLALTSDRYLVPEEVLDSLDAALGEYGAPAAPGLPCDADDTAAVLHALTSHGRVRRPDSLLDYRTDDYFTCFPDERNPSISTNAHVLEALGVYLAARPGEEPRFGGPRSMVVDWLLATQESDGSWLDKWHASPYYATACCALALATYGGPGARPAVASAARWIAATQRPEGSWGRWTGTVEETAYATQVLLRGGDPAHAAAIARGRAFLVGHDDPADYPALWHAKDLYAPVTVISAARLTALSMTGA, encoded by the coding sequence ATGCGTCGCGCCGACGTCCTGCTGGCCACTCTGACGACCGACGAGGTCCGGGTGTCCACCTCGGTCTACGACACATCCCGTCTCGTCTCCTTGCTCCCCCGGTTCGCCGGCCACCAGGGCAGAGTGGACTTCCTGCTCCGAGAGCAGGCCCCGGACGGCTCCTGGGGCGAGGCGGACGGCTACGGCTACGTGCCCACCCTCAGCGCCACGGAGAGTCTGCTCGCCGCCGGGCACCCTGAGGCGGCCGGGCGCGGCCTGGCCTGGCTGCGGTCGTGGCTGGCCGGGGGCGTGCCGCTGCCGGACACCATCGCCGTCGAGCTGGTCGTGCCGGCGCTGACCGCCCAGGTCAACGCGCGCCTCCCCCGTGCCGGTCAGCTCGACCTGCCGCGCGGCTTCGACGAGAAGCCGCTGCTGAAGCTGCGCGACCGGGTGGATCAGGGCCATCGGGTACCGGTGAAGCTGTGGGCCTCCTTGGAGGTCCTCGGCACGGCGGCGCGGCAGAGTGGCGCCGAGCCGGCGGGCGGCGCCGTGGCCTGCTCCCCCGCCGCCACGGCCGCCTGGCTCGGCGCCGACGGCGACCCCGACGGGCCGTCGGCCCGCTACCTGCGCGCGATCCAGGAGCCGGCCGGCGGCCCCGTGCCGGGCGTCACGCCTATCACCTACTTCGAGCAGGCCTGGGTGCTCAACAGCCTGGCCCTCACGTCGGATCGCTATCTGGTGCCCGAGGAGGTGCTCGACAGCCTCGACGCCGCGCTCGGCGAGTACGGCGCGCCGGCGGCTCCCGGCCTGCCCTGCGACGCCGATGACACCGCGGCCGTACTGCACGCGCTCACCTCGCACGGCCGGGTCCGCCGGCCCGACAGCCTGCTGGACTACCGCACCGACGACTACTTCACCTGCTTCCCCGACGAACGCAACCCGTCTATCAGCACCAATGCGCACGTCCTGGAGGCCCTCGGCGTCTACCTGGCCGCCCGGCCAGGCGAGGAGCCCCGGTTCGGCGGGCCCCGGTCGATGGTCGTGGACTGGCTGCTGGCCACCCAGGAGTCCGACGGCAGCTGGCTGGACAAGTGGCACGCCTCCCCCTACTACGCGACGGCATGCTGCGCCCTCGCCCTCGCCACGTACGGCGGCCCCGGCGCCCGGCCGGCCGTGGCCTCCGCCGCGCGCTGGATCGCCGCCACCCAGCGCCCTGAGGGCTCGTGGGGCCGGTGGACGGGCACTGTGGAGGAGACCGCGTACGCCACCCAGGTGCTGTTGCGGGGCGGCGACCCCGCGCACGCGGCGGCGATCGCGCGCGGCCGGGCGTTCCTCGTCGGCCACGACGACCCGGCGGACTACCCGGCGCTGTGGCACGCCAAGGACCTGTACGCGCCGGTCACCGTGATCAGCGCCGCCCGGTTGACCGCGCTGAGCATGACCGGGGCGTGA
- a CDS encoding nitrate- and nitrite sensing domain-containing protein yields MKFRSTRVRTKVVALLLSLFALWAFAAGVTLREGLGLLDVSTLADDLGKPTESLVAALQQERRLSVVFLGNGAAEQRSALTAQRTRTNEARDAFKRLAGGSSVSGAASDALQSRIDEVFKRLDGLGGTRDAVDAGTLDRARAATAYTDLIASGFRVYGSIASLDDQDIARQSRTLIAFSHAREVLAQEDTLLAGVISAGRFGPGEHEQFVALMGTQRYLYAEAAAELTATDRARYEEIAAGTSGLGGMRALEDKVVDKGKLGVAPPVDGVAWKSTVDQAFTDLRALELSAADGLVVRAKPAAVGVLIRLALAGGLGLIAVIASIVISITTARTLAAQLTRLREAAWELSTTRLPQVVERLRRGEEVDISVEAPPLPTGEDEIGALSRAFNAVQQTAVETAVEQAALRQGVRDVFLSLARRTQALVHRQLKLLDVMERREKNSPEELADLFRVDHLATRMRRNAENLIVLSGATAGRGWRNPVPLMDVVRGALAEVEDYERVRVLPIGPVALAGRAVGDVIHLLAELIENATAYSPPDTPVQVTGQRVANGFVIEVEDRGLGVNPEDMEAANERMKNPPEFKLSGSAHLGLYVVGKLAGRHDIQVRLRDSPYGGTTAIVLVPTSLVVDGPDEPATTPSVIDPVRILPGPRPVRTQHRTLEVVPAPRGPILPDRGPEPDIDVHQQPDTPESQGGEPEVPESTPSGLPRRVRQASLAAPLREQPAPVVAPATEQPTGRAPEEIRSMIGSYQRATRRGRREADQATPETPAPPAEVDQPTS; encoded by the coding sequence ATGAAGTTCCGCAGTACTCGCGTGCGGACCAAGGTCGTGGCACTGTTGCTCTCCCTCTTCGCGCTGTGGGCGTTCGCCGCCGGAGTGACGTTGCGCGAGGGCCTCGGCCTGCTCGACGTGAGCACGCTCGCCGATGACCTGGGCAAGCCGACGGAATCACTGGTCGCGGCCCTGCAACAGGAGCGTCGACTGTCCGTGGTGTTCCTCGGCAACGGTGCCGCCGAACAGCGGTCCGCGTTGACGGCGCAACGCACCAGGACCAACGAGGCCCGCGACGCGTTCAAGAGACTCGCCGGCGGCTCGAGCGTCAGCGGCGCGGCCAGTGACGCGCTCCAGAGCAGGATCGACGAGGTGTTCAAGCGCCTCGACGGCCTGGGGGGCACCCGCGACGCCGTCGACGCCGGCACGCTGGACCGAGCCAGGGCCGCGACGGCGTACACGGACCTGATCGCGTCCGGCTTCCGGGTCTACGGCTCGATCGCCAGCCTCGACGACCAGGACATCGCCCGGCAGTCGCGAACCCTGATCGCCTTCAGCCACGCCCGCGAGGTGCTGGCCCAGGAGGACACTCTGCTGGCCGGGGTCATCTCGGCGGGCAGGTTCGGGCCGGGGGAGCACGAGCAGTTCGTGGCACTGATGGGCACCCAGCGTTACCTGTACGCGGAGGCCGCCGCTGAGCTCACCGCCACCGACCGTGCCCGGTACGAGGAGATCGCCGCTGGCACCAGTGGTCTGGGCGGCATGCGGGCGCTGGAGGACAAGGTCGTCGACAAGGGCAAACTCGGCGTGGCCCCGCCCGTCGACGGCGTCGCCTGGAAGTCGACGGTCGACCAGGCCTTCACCGATCTGCGCGCCCTGGAGCTCAGTGCCGCCGACGGGCTCGTCGTGCGGGCCAAGCCCGCGGCAGTGGGCGTCCTCATCCGGCTCGCCCTCGCCGGCGGCCTCGGCCTGATCGCCGTCATCGCCTCCATCGTCATCTCCATCACCACCGCCCGTACCCTGGCGGCCCAGCTCACCCGGCTCCGCGAGGCGGCATGGGAGCTGTCCACCACCCGGTTGCCGCAGGTCGTCGAGCGGCTTCGGCGCGGCGAGGAGGTCGACATCTCCGTCGAGGCCCCGCCGCTGCCCACCGGCGAGGACGAGATCGGCGCGCTCAGCCGGGCGTTCAACGCCGTGCAGCAGACCGCGGTGGAGACCGCCGTCGAGCAGGCCGCGCTGCGCCAGGGCGTCCGCGACGTGTTCCTCAGCCTCGCCCGCCGCACCCAGGCGCTCGTGCACCGCCAGCTCAAGCTTCTCGACGTGATGGAGCGCCGCGAGAAGAACAGCCCGGAGGAGCTCGCGGACCTGTTCCGCGTCGACCACCTGGCCACCCGCATGCGCCGCAACGCCGAGAACCTGATCGTCCTGTCGGGCGCCACGGCCGGCCGCGGCTGGCGCAACCCCGTCCCGCTGATGGACGTCGTCCGCGGCGCCCTGGCGGAGGTCGAGGACTACGAGCGGGTCCGGGTGCTGCCCATCGGCCCGGTGGCCCTCGCGGGCCGCGCCGTCGGCGACGTGATCCACCTGCTCGCCGAGCTGATCGAGAACGCCACCGCCTACTCTCCGCCGGACACTCCGGTGCAGGTCACCGGCCAGCGGGTCGCCAACGGCTTCGTGATCGAGGTCGAGGACCGCGGCCTCGGGGTCAACCCCGAGGACATGGAGGCGGCCAACGAGCGGATGAAGAACCCGCCGGAGTTCAAGCTCTCCGGCAGCGCGCACCTCGGGCTGTACGTGGTCGGCAAGCTCGCCGGCCGCCACGACATCCAGGTCCGACTGCGCGACTCGCCGTACGGCGGCACGACCGCCATAGTGCTCGTCCCCACGTCGCTCGTCGTGGACGGCCCGGACGAGCCGGCCACCACCCCGTCCGTGATCGATCCCGTGCGGATCCTGCCCGGGCCGCGCCCGGTGCGGACCCAGCACCGGACCCTGGAGGTCGTCCCCGCCCCGCGCGGGCCGATCCTGCCGGACCGGGGTCCCGAGCCGGACATCGATGTCCACCAGCAGCCCGACACCCCCGAGTCCCAGGGAGGCGAGCCGGAGGTGCCAGAGTCCACACCGTCCGGGCTGCCCCGCCGGGTCCGCCAGGCCAGCCTGGCCGCCCCGCTGCGCGAGCAACCCGCGCCCGTCGTCGCTCCGGCCACGGAGCAGCCGACGGGTCGAGCACCCGAAGAGATCCGCTCGATGATCGGCTCCTATCAGCGGGCCACCCGCAGGGGCCGGCGCGAGGCGGACCAGGCGACACCGGAGACCCCGGCCCCGCCCGCTGAGGTCGACCAGCCCACCAGTTAG
- a CDS encoding roadblock/LC7 domain-containing protein, with the protein MAQKTSTVRDLAWLLDDLVDRVAHARQAAVLSADGLLIAASSGLDREDADHLSAVAAGFQSLARGAGRHFGGGAVRQTIIEMDSAFLFVIAAGHGACLAVLGSEDADIGLIAYEMAMLVARVGQYLATPSRTTVVAAEV; encoded by the coding sequence ATGGCACAGAAGACGAGTACGGTGCGGGATCTCGCCTGGCTGCTCGACGACCTGGTGGACCGGGTCGCGCACGCCCGGCAGGCGGCGGTGCTGTCCGCCGACGGCCTGCTCATCGCCGCGTCCAGCGGCCTCGACCGTGAGGACGCCGATCACCTGTCGGCCGTCGCGGCGGGGTTCCAGAGCCTGGCCCGGGGCGCCGGCCGGCACTTCGGTGGCGGTGCGGTGCGCCAGACCATCATCGAGATGGACTCGGCTTTCCTGTTCGTGATCGCCGCCGGGCACGGCGCGTGTCTGGCGGTGCTCGGTTCCGAGGACGCCGACATCGGCCTCATCGCGTACGAGATGGCCATGCTGGTCGCCCGGGTCGGCCAGTACCTGGCCACCCCGTCGCGCACCACCGTCGTGGCTGCCGAGGTCTGA
- a CDS encoding DUF742 domain-containing protein produces the protein MNEWLDEDAGPVVRPYAMTRGRTRPSTGEFDLIALVVTTGATGAGLEPEHTRIMDLCAAPLSVAEISAHLDLPVGIVRVFLGDLLTAGLIQTRAPQPAAELPSRRTLLAVIDGLRAL, from the coding sequence ATGAACGAGTGGCTGGACGAGGACGCGGGGCCGGTGGTCCGGCCGTACGCCATGACCCGCGGCCGGACGCGTCCCTCGACGGGCGAGTTCGACCTGATCGCCCTCGTCGTCACCACCGGGGCGACCGGTGCCGGCCTGGAGCCGGAACACACCAGAATCATGGACCTGTGCGCGGCGCCGCTGTCGGTGGCCGAGATCTCCGCGCACCTGGACCTGCCGGTCGGCATCGTCCGGGTGTTCCTGGGCGATCTGCTCACCGCCGGGCTGATCCAGACCCGCGCGCCGCAGCCGGCGGCCGAACTGCCGAGCAGGCGTACCCTGCTGGCGGTGATCGATGGCCTCCGTGCCCTCTGA
- a CDS encoding GTP-binding protein: MASVPSDVVPLPTAIKILIAGGFGAGKTTLVGAVSEIRPLRTEETITEESVGIDDLSGVERKETTTVAMDFGRITINPELVLYLFGTPGQDRFWFVWDELALGAVGAVVLADTRRLPGCFPSIDYFERRGTPFIVAVNCFDGADRHDPDEVRAALDLDQGVPVVLCDARARESSKEVLITLVEHVVNSTPAYA, encoded by the coding sequence ATGGCCTCCGTGCCCTCTGACGTCGTGCCGCTGCCCACCGCGATCAAGATCCTGATCGCGGGCGGGTTCGGCGCGGGGAAGACGACCCTCGTCGGCGCGGTCAGCGAGATCCGGCCGCTGCGGACGGAGGAGACCATCACCGAGGAGAGCGTCGGGATCGACGACCTGTCCGGGGTGGAACGCAAGGAGACCACCACGGTCGCGATGGACTTCGGCCGGATCACGATCAACCCGGAACTGGTGCTGTACCTGTTCGGCACGCCCGGTCAGGACCGGTTCTGGTTCGTGTGGGACGAGCTGGCCCTGGGCGCCGTCGGCGCCGTCGTGCTGGCCGACACCCGCCGGCTGCCCGGGTGCTTCCCGTCGATCGACTATTTCGAACGCCGGGGCACGCCGTTCATCGTCGCGGTGAACTGCTTCGACGGAGCGGACCGCCACGACCCGGACGAGGTGCGCGCGGCGCTGGACCTGGACCAGGGGGTGCCGGTGGTGCTGTGCGACGCCCGCGCCCGCGAGTCCAGCAAAGAGGTCCTGATCACTCTCGTGGAGCATGTGGTCAACTCCACGCCGGCCTACGCCTAG
- a CDS encoding DUF6289 family protein, producing MFRQVLIASTLVLAGLGVSAAPAEAIPIGGYQNVYAYFSDAAHTNFIGERWTGCPGNPAGSWGVTSGYVYHYTLEC from the coding sequence ATGTTTCGACAGGTACTGATCGCGTCCACCCTCGTCCTCGCCGGACTCGGGGTCAGCGCCGCTCCGGCCGAGGCGATCCCGATCGGCGGCTACCAGAACGTGTACGCCTACTTCAGCGACGCCGCGCACACGAACTTCATCGGCGAGCGCTGGACCGGCTGCCCCGGCAACCCCGCCGGCAGCTGGGGTGTCACCAGCGGCTACGTCTACCACTACACGCTGGAGTGCTGA
- a CDS encoding AfsR/SARP family transcriptional regulator has translation MLVRLLGPVDIHDDDGPVPVRGSRRKAVLATLALGRGTVVSTDRLIDAVWGADAPPGAATTLQSHVSHLRGLLAGRASIVATPPGYLLDLGPDGTDVEVAERLVGTGSPDPAGRARRLRAALALWRGRALPDVPRTSWLDDQAARLDDLWLRARRALLDASLELGEHATVLPDLEGLARDHPFDERVHAQLMLALYRTGRQAEALGVFQRLRKVLADELGIEAGQALRDLEVAILRQDPELEPAPPVTRPAQLPLAAPALAGRSRHLADLDALLARGVAVATVSGTAGVGKSALAVHWAHRVADRFPDGQLYLNLRGFDLTGQALDPVQALRGLLEASGVPVTRIPGGRDAQAATYRSALAGRRILILLDNARDAEQVRPLLPGTPGCMVVVTSRDQLLGLTTTGAAHPLTLDLLSTAEAVELLALRLGADRVAAEPDAVADIVGYCARLPLALAIVAARAAARPDFTLAAMADELRAGGVLDTLHGGDVATDLRAVFDWSYRAVSPAAAAMFRLLSLHPGPDVGPAVAASLAGVPLAPARAALAELLRAHLLTEHTPGRYVLHDLLRAFALERAHAHDTEPDRQAALARMFDHFLHTARPAAELLAPYLPAVAVPAVRPGVTAAVPGTTDDAVAWFSVEHRVLLAVVEMCAASGFDVHAWQLAWSMIPFLHPQGHWHDQGTVGRTALAAGVRLADRQAQAFARRAIGSAYGELGQHDEAEHHLALALELFDQLGDQTMAARLHQGLAWNAERQGRPDVALRHARCAADKHTGVDRAGALNALGWAHALCGDYPSALARCEEALAACRELGDDTMAAYVWDSLGYVHHQLGAVERAVACYRRSVDLFDEVINPNAQAEILAHLADAQEALADHAAARSARRRALGILDQIDTPTADPLRVRLLDAVAARS, from the coding sequence GTGTTGGTCAGATTGCTCGGTCCCGTCGACATCCACGACGATGACGGCCCGGTGCCGGTGCGCGGTTCCCGCCGCAAGGCCGTGCTCGCGACCCTCGCGCTGGGCCGGGGCACCGTCGTCAGCACCGACCGGCTCATCGACGCGGTGTGGGGGGCCGACGCGCCGCCCGGTGCGGCGACCACCCTGCAGAGCCACGTGTCCCACCTGCGCGGACTGCTGGCCGGCCGGGCGTCCATCGTGGCCACGCCGCCCGGCTACCTGCTCGACCTCGGCCCCGACGGCACCGACGTCGAGGTCGCCGAGCGGCTCGTCGGCACCGGGTCACCCGACCCGGCCGGCCGCGCCCGGCGGCTGCGGGCCGCGCTGGCCCTGTGGCGGGGCCGCGCGCTGCCGGACGTGCCCCGGACCTCCTGGCTGGACGACCAGGCCGCGCGGCTGGACGACCTGTGGCTGCGCGCCCGGCGGGCCCTGCTCGACGCGTCGCTCGAGCTCGGCGAGCACGCGACGGTGCTGCCGGACCTGGAGGGCCTGGCCCGCGACCACCCGTTCGACGAGCGGGTCCACGCGCAGCTGATGCTGGCCCTGTACCGCACGGGCCGGCAGGCCGAGGCCCTCGGGGTGTTCCAGCGGCTGCGGAAGGTCCTCGCCGACGAGCTGGGGATCGAGGCCGGCCAGGCGCTGCGTGACCTGGAGGTGGCGATCCTGCGGCAGGACCCGGAGCTGGAGCCCGCCCCGCCCGTGACCCGGCCGGCGCAGCTGCCGTTGGCGGCCCCCGCCCTCGCCGGCCGGTCCCGCCACCTCGCGGACCTGGACGCGCTGCTGGCGCGCGGCGTCGCTGTGGCCACCGTCTCGGGCACCGCCGGGGTCGGCAAGAGCGCGCTCGCCGTGCACTGGGCGCACCGGGTGGCCGACCGGTTCCCCGACGGCCAGCTCTACCTGAACCTGCGTGGCTTCGACCTGACCGGTCAGGCCCTCGACCCGGTCCAGGCGCTGCGCGGCCTGCTGGAGGCCTCGGGAGTGCCGGTGACCCGGATCCCGGGTGGCCGCGACGCCCAGGCGGCCACGTACCGCAGCGCGCTCGCCGGCCGGCGGATCCTGATCCTGCTCGACAACGCCCGCGACGCCGAGCAGGTCCGGCCGCTGTTGCCCGGCACGCCCGGCTGCATGGTCGTGGTGACCAGCCGCGACCAGCTCCTCGGCCTGACCACGACCGGGGCGGCGCACCCGCTCACCCTCGACCTGTTGTCCACCGCGGAGGCCGTCGAGCTGCTGGCCCTGCGGCTCGGCGCCGACCGGGTGGCCGCCGAACCCGATGCCGTCGCCGACATCGTCGGGTACTGCGCCCGGTTGCCGCTCGCGCTGGCCATCGTCGCCGCGCGGGCCGCCGCCCGGCCGGACTTCACCCTCGCGGCGATGGCCGACGAGCTGCGGGCCGGCGGTGTCCTCGACACGCTGCACGGCGGCGACGTGGCCACGGATCTGCGCGCGGTGTTCGACTGGTCCTACCGGGCAGTGAGTCCGGCGGCGGCCGCCATGTTCCGGCTGCTCAGCCTGCACCCGGGGCCCGATGTGGGCCCGGCGGTCGCAGCGAGCCTGGCGGGCGTGCCGCTCGCACCGGCCCGCGCGGCGCTCGCCGAACTGCTCCGCGCGCACCTGCTCACCGAGCACACCCCCGGCCGGTACGTGCTGCACGACCTGCTGCGCGCCTTCGCCCTCGAACGGGCCCACGCCCACGACACCGAACCGGACCGGCAGGCCGCCCTGGCCCGGATGTTCGACCACTTCCTGCACACGGCGCGGCCCGCGGCGGAACTCCTCGCCCCGTACCTGCCGGCGGTGGCGGTGCCGGCGGTCCGGCCCGGCGTGACGGCGGCGGTCCCGGGCACCACCGACGACGCCGTCGCGTGGTTCTCCGTGGAGCACAGAGTGCTCCTCGCTGTGGTCGAGATGTGCGCGGCGTCGGGCTTCGACGTGCACGCCTGGCAGCTGGCCTGGTCGATGATCCCGTTCCTGCACCCGCAGGGTCACTGGCACGACCAGGGCACCGTCGGCCGGACCGCGCTGGCGGCCGGGGTCCGGCTCGCCGACCGGCAGGCGCAGGCGTTCGCCCGGCGGGCCATCGGCAGCGCGTACGGCGAACTCGGCCAGCACGACGAGGCCGAACACCACCTGGCGCTCGCGCTGGAGCTGTTCGACCAGTTGGGGGACCAGACCATGGCCGCGCGCCTGCACCAGGGCCTGGCGTGGAACGCCGAGCGCCAGGGCCGGCCCGACGTGGCGCTGCGCCACGCCCGGTGCGCGGCGGACAAGCACACCGGTGTCGACCGGGCCGGTGCCCTCAACGCCCTCGGCTGGGCCCACGCGCTGTGCGGGGACTACCCGAGCGCCCTGGCGCGCTGCGAGGAGGCGCTCGCGGCGTGCCGGGAACTCGGTGACGACACGATGGCGGCGTACGTCTGGGACAGCCTCGGGTACGTCCACCACCAGCTCGGCGCCGTCGAACGGGCGGTCGCCTGCTACCGCCGGTCCGTCGACCTGTTCGACGAGGTGATCAACCCCAACGCCCAGGCGGAGATCCTCGCCCACCTCGCCGACGCGCAGGAGGCCCTTGCCGACCACGCCGCGGCCCGGTCCGCCCGGCGGCGTGCCCTCGGCATCCTCGACCAGATCGACACGCCCACCGCCGACCCGCTCCGTGTCCGGCTGCTCGACGCGGTGGCGGCGCGGTCCTAG
- a CDS encoding cytochrome P450: MAVSDAVRVLDPDVYAAGMPWAELDRLREAAPVSWVDEPDGGPGFWAVWRHAETRAVLRDPATYSSWLGATQVRDPATPADLEYVRAMMLNMDPPAHHRLRGLLTRSFTPRATANLRDRVDGHARRLADRATEAGGEADFVALVADLPLLVLADVLGVPDGDRRLLYDWANRVIGFQDPEYAASDTVSGADGLSAMARAALTVRPVPDPDGRMPDPRTRTGIPDLYAYAHALAEHRRGSPGPDVMSVLLGQVDEEGGRVSVAEFENLFWLFSVAGNETLRNGIPGGMAALLAQPGLWERLAADRSLLPAAVEEMLRWWTPVMCFRRTATRDAELGGVAIRRGDKVVVWFSAANRDPRVFAAPAEFRLDRPGADHLAFGHGPHFCLGAALARHQMAAMFGALLDRFAAVEAAGEPVRLRSTFQNGLKRLPVRLTAR; this comes from the coding sequence ATGGCGGTCTCCGACGCGGTGCGCGTTCTCGATCCCGACGTGTACGCGGCGGGCATGCCCTGGGCGGAGCTCGACCGGCTGCGCGAGGCCGCCCCGGTCAGTTGGGTGGACGAGCCGGACGGCGGGCCCGGGTTCTGGGCGGTGTGGAGGCACGCGGAGACCCGGGCGGTGCTCCGCGACCCGGCGACGTACAGCTCCTGGCTGGGCGCCACCCAGGTCCGCGACCCGGCCACGCCGGCCGACCTGGAGTACGTGCGGGCGATGATGCTCAACATGGACCCGCCGGCCCACCACCGGCTCCGAGGCCTGTTGACCAGGTCGTTCACGCCCCGGGCGACCGCGAATCTGCGGGATCGCGTGGACGGGCACGCCCGCCGGCTGGCCGACCGGGCGACGGAGGCCGGCGGGGAAGCCGACTTCGTGGCCCTGGTGGCCGATCTTCCGCTGCTCGTCCTCGCCGACGTTCTCGGCGTGCCCGACGGCGACCGCCGGCTGCTCTACGACTGGGCCAACCGGGTGATCGGTTTCCAGGACCCGGAGTACGCCGCCAGCGACACCGTGTCGGGCGCCGACGGGCTGAGCGCGATGGCCCGCGCCGCGCTCACCGTGCGCCCGGTGCCCGACCCCGACGGCCGGATGCCCGACCCGCGCACCCGCACCGGCATCCCCGACCTGTACGCCTACGCCCACGCCCTCGCCGAGCACCGGCGCGGCTCCCCCGGGCCGGACGTGATGTCCGTGCTGCTGGGCCAGGTGGACGAGGAGGGCGGCCGGGTCAGCGTCGCGGAGTTCGAGAACCTGTTCTGGCTGTTCTCCGTCGCCGGCAACGAGACGCTGCGCAACGGCATCCCCGGCGGGATGGCGGCGCTGCTCGCCCAGCCCGGGTTGTGGGAACGGCTGGCGGCCGACCGGTCGCTGCTGCCGGCGGCCGTGGAGGAGATGCTGCGCTGGTGGACGCCGGTGATGTGTTTCCGGCGCACCGCCACCCGCGACGCCGAGCTGGGCGGGGTGGCGATCCGGCGCGGCGACAAGGTGGTGGTGTGGTTCTCGGCCGCCAACCGCGACCCCCGGGTGTTCGCGGCCCCGGCGGAGTTCCGCCTGGACCGGCCCGGCGCGGACCATCTGGCCTTCGGGCACGGGCCGCACTTCTGTCTGGGCGCGGCGTTGGCCCGGCACCAGATGGCGGCGATGTTCGGGGCGCTGCTGGACCGGTTCGCGGCGGTGGAGGCGGCCGGGGAGCCGGTGCGGCTGCGTTCGACGTTCCAGAACGGACTCAAGCGGCTGCCGGTGCGCCTGACCGCGCGCTGA
- a CDS encoding substrate-binding domain-containing protein yields MEAVRRHQAILLALRRDGSVRVADLVTQLGVSPITVRRDLAELEHRGLISRVHGGAVPPLALRGTATGTEPPVITGRRPTIGMMIPATSQYFREVVEGARRAAQAHDIRLVLAVSDYNVEGDRLNVQRLLDARIDGLLLTPSAPFSRHSSALDWTADLPVPVLFVERYHSPAAVRPVEFVASDHQHGALQAMRHLAELGHRRVALMTCASPTSDWITLGYDAALGALDLADAMPRHENRTREELLGDLDLIMDAFAASGVTAVLAHPDDIAIQVVQRARQRGMVVPDDLSVVAYNDEIAGLADIPLTAVAPAREDVGRLAVEFLLRKLHSGRTERAALHVHVLPRVIVRASTTRPRPAGPESAPAG; encoded by the coding sequence GTGGAAGCCGTTCGACGCCATCAGGCGATCCTGCTCGCCCTGCGTCGCGACGGTTCCGTGCGCGTGGCCGACCTCGTCACCCAGCTCGGCGTCTCACCCATCACCGTCCGGCGCGACCTCGCCGAGCTCGAGCACCGCGGCCTGATCTCCCGGGTGCACGGGGGCGCGGTTCCGCCGCTCGCGCTGCGCGGGACCGCGACGGGCACGGAACCGCCGGTGATCACGGGGCGGCGGCCGACGATCGGCATGATGATCCCGGCCACCAGCCAGTACTTCCGCGAGGTCGTCGAAGGGGCCCGCCGGGCGGCGCAGGCCCACGACATCAGGCTGGTTCTGGCCGTGTCGGACTACAACGTCGAGGGCGACCGGCTCAACGTCCAGCGGCTGCTCGACGCGCGCATCGACGGGCTGCTGCTCACCCCGAGCGCACCGTTCTCCCGGCACTCGTCCGCGCTGGACTGGACCGCGGACCTGCCGGTGCCGGTGCTGTTCGTCGAGCGCTACCACTCCCCCGCCGCCGTGCGGCCGGTGGAGTTCGTGGCGTCCGACCACCAGCACGGCGCCCTGCAGGCGATGCGGCACCTCGCCGAGCTGGGCCACCGCAGGGTCGCCCTCATGACCTGCGCGTCGCCCACCAGCGACTGGATCACCCTGGGCTACGACGCGGCGTTGGGCGCCCTCGACCTCGCCGACGCGATGCCCCGCCACGAGAACCGCACCCGCGAGGAACTGCTCGGCGACCTCGACCTCATCATGGACGCGTTCGCCGCCTCCGGGGTCACCGCCGTGCTCGCCCATCCCGACGACATCGCGATCCAGGTGGTGCAGCGGGCGCGCCAACGGGGCATGGTCGTCCCCGACGACCTGTCGGTGGTCGCCTACAACGACGAGATCGCCGGCCTCGCGGACATCCCGCTCACCGCGGTCGCCCCGGCCCGGGAGGACGTGGGCCGGCTCGCCGTCGAGTTCCTGCTGCGCAAGCTGCACAGTGGGCGGACGGAGCGCGCCGCACTGCACGTGCACGTCCTGCCTCGGGTGATCGTCCGCGCGTCGACCACCCGGCCCCGGCCGGCCGGACCGGAGTCCGCGCCCGCCGGGTGA